The Erigeron canadensis isolate Cc75 chromosome 4, C_canadensis_v1, whole genome shotgun sequence genome window below encodes:
- the LOC122595973 gene encoding protease 2, translating to MSNTHDPDFINYITHENNYSKDFMADTHKLQSTLYSEMVNRLPDKISTPPEKWGPWLYYQHIPESKEYPVLCRKPAVESTSWVKHLVNFARRSVNEEILLDWNEIAQESGYVHVGTCRVSPDHNFLAYTVDVTGEERFILQVKDLRHGSVIQSSRVEDVVSLAWAQDSCTLFYTLCDQGQRPYRVQYKKLGSDPVSDVTVYTEKDSSFCVDITSTKDGKFITVNSNSRTSSEVYIIDADNPKDSLQKVHDRVSGVQFFLEHHRGFFYVLTNASLCDEKKLSDGNYYLARCRVQDVHSINWQKIVVPSKGTSIQDMDIFNEHLVLHLNGKDSLIICSIKMPIQSDNQKEMEIGDLDPWYFPIPSKSCSVVPGSNYDFMNSVYRLVLSSPVTPDLFVDYDLSRRTFSIVHQEEVLGISSKSHKSEVHEWMNISDSYFCERKEVISHDGTIIPLTILFSCKAHNMGQSSGVLHGYGSYGDVLDKSWCAERLSLLDRGWVVAFADVRGGAGVDPSWHKNGSGLHKLNSINDFISCGEYLINEGYVCRGQLAAIGHSAGGLLVAAAINMHPELFRAAILKVPFLDICNTLLDPSLPLTVLDYEEYGNPQIKPHFDSIMKYSPYDNIRKQICYPAMLITSSFHDSRVGVWEAAKYVSRIRENTCLSCSRLVILKTNMSGGHFGEGGRTGQCEELAYEYAFLMKVMGHVKIDSK from the exons ATGTCAAATACCCATGACCCGGATTTCATTAACTACATTACCCATGAAAATAATTACTCAAAAGATTTCATGGCTGATACACACAAACTACAGAGTACTCTGTATTCTGAGATGGTTAATAGATTGCCTGATAAAATTTCTACCCCACCTGAAAAATGGGGTCCCTG GTTGTATTATCAGCATATACCGGAGAGCAAAGAATACCCTGTTTTATGTCGGAAACCAGCAGTTGAAAGTACAAGTTGGGTGAAACATTTGGTCAATTTTGCAAGAAGATCTGTTAATGAAGAAATATTGCTTGATTGGAATGAAATTGCACAAGAATCTG GGTATGTTCACGTGGGTACATGTAGAGTATCACCCGACCACAACTTTCTTGCTTACACTGTTGATGTGACTGGTGAGGAACGCTTTATTCTTCAAGTTAAGGATCTTCGACATGGGAGCGTTATTCAATCATCTAGAGTTGAAGACGTTGTTAGCTTGGCTTGGGCTCAAGATAGTTGTACATTATTTTATACCCTTTGTGATCAGGGCCAACGACCATATAG AGTACAATACAAGAAACTTGGATCTGATCCTGTTAGTGATGTCACAGTATATACAGAAAAGGATTCTAGCTTTTGTGTGGACATCACGAGCACAAAGGATGGAAAATTCATAACGGTGAATTCGAACTCGAGGACTTCATCTGAG GTGTATATAATAGATGCAGATAACCCAAAAGATAGTTTGCAAAAAGTTCATGATCGTGTTTCTGGTGTACAATTCTTCTTGGAACACCATAGAGGATTCTTCTATGTGTTAACAAATGCATCTCTGTGTGATGAAAAGAAGTTATCAGATGGAAACTATTACTTGGCTCGATGCCGTGTACAGGATGTACATTCAATTAATTGGCAG AAAATAGTTGTACCATCTAAAGGTACTAGCATACAAGACATGGACATTTTCAATGAGCATCTTGTGCTTCACCTCAATGGAAAGGATTCCTTAATAATTTGTTCCATCAAAATGCCCATTCAATCGGACAATCAg AAAGAAATGGAGATTGGGGACCTTGATCCATGGTATTTTCCTATACCATCAAAATCATGTAGTGTTGTACCTGGCTCAAATTATGACTTCATGAACTCAGTATATCGTTTGGTGCTTTCATCTCCGGTG ACTCCTGATTTATTTGTTGACTATGACTTGTCGAGAAGAACATTCTCCATTGTGCATCAAGAAGAGGTATTGGGGATTTCTTCCAAATCCCACAAGAGTGAAGTGCACGAATGGATGAACATATCAGATTCATATTTTTGTGAAAGAAAAGAAGTCATTTCTCATGATGGCACGATAATTCCTCTAACAATCCTGTTTTCCTGCAAAGCTCATAATATGGGCCAATCTTCTGGGGTACTACATGGCTATGGATCATATGGTGACGTTTTGGACAAAAGTTGGTGTGCTGAGCGACTGAGCTTACTTGATCGTGGTTGGGTGGTTGCTTTTGCCGATGTCAG AGGCGGTGCTGGTGTTGATCCGTCATGGCATAAAAACGGCAGTGGATTGCACAAGTTGAACTCCATAAATGATTTCATTTCATGTGGCGAATATCTAATAAACGAGGGATATGTCTGCAGAGGCCAACTTGCTGCTATTGGACATAGTGCTGGAGGTCTTCTTGTTGCTGCAGCCATTAATATGCATCCAGAGTTATTCAGAGCTGCCATTCTAAAG GTACCGTTTCTTGACATCTGCAATACATTGTTGGATCCAAGCTTGCCGTTAACAGTCTTAGATTATGAAGAATATGGAAATCCTCAAATAAAACCACATTTTGATTCTATTATGAAGTATTCTCCTTATGATAATATACGTAAGCAAATTTGTTACCCTGCAATGCTCATCACATCGTCTTTTCATGACTCAAG AGTTGGAGTATGGGAAGCTGCCAAATACGTTTCGAGAATACGAGAAAACACATGTTTGAGTTGTTCTCGTTTAGTTATTCTAAAGACCAATATGAGTGGGGGCCATTTTGGTGAAGGCGGGCGCACTGGACAGTGTGAAGAACTGGCTTATGAATATGCATTTCTGATGAAGGTTATGGGCCATGTGAAAATAGATTCAAAGTGA
- the LOC122597349 gene encoding putative B3 domain-containing protein At3g24850, which translates to MDGSDIKLVIQKKLFASDLKQSQNRLSMPFNQLETHDFLTPDEIEILNRHKHDENCLTKLGIEVGLLGPTFEMYDKKIEFKIWDMQKTHNYVLITNWYNFVMDHKNILKEGANIQVWSFRKKQELCFAVACVDHKPKADKIHDGENINCC; encoded by the coding sequence ATGGATGGTTCGGATATAAAGTTGGTGATACAGAAGAAGTTATTTGCTAGTGATTTGAAACAAAGCCAAAATAGGTTAAGCATGCCGTTTAATCAGCTAGAAACGCATGATTTCTTGACACCGGACGAGATAGAGATTCTTAATAGGCATAAACATGATGAAAACTGTCTTACTAAGTTGGGTATTGAAGTTGGATTGTTGGGTCCAACGTTCGAGATGTATGACAAAAAGATTGAGTTTAAGATCTGGGATATGcaaaaaacacataattatgTGTTGATAACGAACTGGTACAATTTTGTGATGGAtcataagaatattttgaaGGAAGGGGCAAACATTCAAGTGTGGTCGTTTCGTAAAAAGCAAGAGTTGTGTTTTGCTGTTGCGTGTGTGGATCATAAACCGAAGGCGGATAAGATACATGATGGGGAAAACATTAATTGTTGCTGA
- the LOC122597350 gene encoding protein GOLVEN 6-like — translation METKVLFAMLLSLLLFTNGASLSVHRMQASHDLANGHERGLGFHAMPRKLMLEQKVIESVKDMKLASYDETSSGQPHKGEEETLKVTKQEGFDSTRAFTMDYTPMRRRRPVHNKSSPAAAASP, via the exons ATGGAGACCAAAGTTCTATTTGCAATGTTGCTCTCACTTTTGCTATTCACTAATGGGGCTTCTTTAAGTGTTCACCGAATGCAAGCTTCTCATGATTTAG CTAATGGTCATGAACGTGGGCTTGGTTTTCATGCAATGCCTAGAAAATTGATGCTTGAGCAAAAG GTTATTGAAAGCGTCAAGGACATGAAATTGGCGTCTTATGATGAGACTTCATCAG GTCAACCACACAAGGGAGAAGAAGAAACATTAAAAGTGACAAAGCAAGAAGGATTTGACTCGACTCGTGCGTTTACCATGGATTACACTCCTATGAGGAGAAGACGCCCCGTGCATAACAAGTCTTCCCCTGCAGCTGCCGCTTCTCCATGA
- the LOC122597348 gene encoding B3 domain-containing protein At2g32645-like, giving the protein MKKKDDLSPNDEFDDLTEEDLAFFDGPEKEEAGGSLKRHHQDLNKNEKEEGGSSTKEPKTKKQRVATAVVQERVVTSEDDFLEYIGNQLKGTFIKFLIQKDLFASDLNPNLCRLNIPFKQVADHSFLRDQEKKTIQNENGITVGLVGPNREFHKKDDNEFEFSIWDQRSSQNYVLKKGWNRFVRDDAAVLKLNATIRLFSFRDANDGLCFGYTG; this is encoded by the coding sequence atgaagaagaaggatGATCTAAGTCCTAATGACGAGTTTGATGATCTTACAGAAGAGGACTTGGCATTTTTTGATGGTCCTGAAAAGGAGGAGGCAGGGGGATCATTGAAGCGTCATCATCAAGATTTGAACAAGAACGAAAAGGAGGAGGGGGGGTCATCAACCAAAGAGCCTAAGACTAAGAAACAAAGGGTAGCGACTGCGGTGGTGCAGGAGCGGGTGGTCACGAGTGAGGACGACTTTTTGGAATACATCGGTAACCAACTTAAAGGCACATTCATAAAATTTTTGATACAAAAAGATTTGTTTGCTAGCGATTTGAATCCCAACTTATGCCGGTTGAATATCCCTTTTAAACAAGTCGCCGATCACAGTTTCTTGCGAGACCAGGAGAAAAAGACTATACAGAATGAGAATGGAATTACAGTTGGACTAGTGGGTCCAAATAGGGAGTTTCATAAAAAAGATGATAACGAATTTGAGTTTTCGATATGGGATCAGCGATCAAGCCAAAACTATGTGTTAAAGAAAGGATGGAATAGGTTTGTTCGAGACGATGCTGCTGTGTTGAAGTTAAATGCCACTATTCGATTGTTCTCTTTTCGTGATGCAAACGATGGTCTATGTTTTGGGTATACTGGGTAG
- the LOC122596414 gene encoding uncharacterized protein LOC122596414, whose protein sequence is MKESPTRYVNPFLSDEENEKVNLWNDAKVNFATTIEDEKLGKSLAPHPNVPLDYIDKDVTECKLPELIACYDDSVFHVVKDICVDEGLSQEKKIEIDNELHKFSSDHVIVNGYKDDAMIADPEAQFSKDEQQLIQSPLEDCYKNTHIISVEEAVKLPSDYASDDLKLLVESNTIQSSEICGRDTSMQTDGAEMDPSPNSLKKQDKVLKTDKIMDPSSNDVDLKLSEVQSAGSEGNILNKLKMEENADSSVDNVKPETTFGPRESTIDVQTTPNHDMAPDNIAAVNQLQRGGGESSFSVADPVSGLITYSGPITSAGSISHRSDASNTSVRSFAFPILQNEWNSSPVRMAKVDQRRKGWRQALMCCGF, encoded by the exons ATGAAAGAAAGTCCTACAAGATATGTAAATCCATTCTTGTCCGATGAAGAGAATGAAAAAGTCAACTTATGGAACGATGCAAAAGTCAACTTCGCTACTACGATTGAAGATGAGAAGTTGGGGAAGTCTTTAGCACCACATCCTAATGTTCCTTTAGATTACATTGATAAAGATGTCACAGAATGCAAACTGCCTGAGTTGATAGCATGTTATGATGACAGTGTTTTCCATGTTGTTAAGGATATCTGTGTGGATGAAGGCCTATCTCaagagaaaaagattgaaattgACAATGAACTTCATAAGTTTTCATCAGATCACGTTATCGTTAATGGATATAAAGATGATGCAATGATTGCTGATCCTGAAGCCCAGTTTTCAAAAGATGAACAACAGTTGATACAATCACCATTGGAAGATTGTTATAAGAACACACATATAATCTCTGTAGAGGAAGCTGTTAAGCTACCTTCTGACTATGCCTCTGATGATTTGAAGTTATTAGTAGAATCTAATACTATCCAGAGCAGTGAAATTTGTGGTCGAGATACATCAATGCAGACCGATGGAGCAGAAATGGATCCAAGTCCCAATTCActaaaaaaacaagataaagTACTCAAAACTGACAAAATCATGGACCCATCCAGCAATGATGTTGATCTAAAGCTTTCTGAG GTACAAAGTGCTGGTTCTGAAggtaatatattaaataaactcAAGATGGAGGAAAACGCAGATTCAAGTGTTGACAATGTGAAACCAGAAACCACTTTTGGTCCCCGTGAATCTACGATAGATGTACAAACTACGCCTAACCATGACATGGCTCCAGATAACATTGCAGCAGTGAATCAGCTACAACGTGGTGGTGGCGAGTCGAGTTTCTCCGTGGCGGATCCAGTTTCTGGACTGATAACATACTCTGGTCCTATAACATCTGCTGGTAGCATATCTCATCGATCAGATGCTAGCAACACTAGTGTCAGATCCTTTGCCTTTCCCAT ACTTCAAAATGAATGGAACAGTAGTCCTGTAAGAATGGCGAAAGTGGACCAGAGACGAAAAGGATGGCGGCAGGCATTAATGTGTTGTGGATTCTAA